The Glaciimonas sp. PCH181 nucleotide sequence ACCGTTATTTAATACGGATTTTGTTCCGTAGAGGCAAGCCGTATTAAATAACAATGCCCCCCTGAACGATTCAGAGGATAAGTGTATTATCAGCAGACACGGTTTTTAACACCACGTAAAAGAGACTGTAAAAGGATCCCCAGCATGATCAAATTCTATTACCACCCATCCCCAAATCCACTAAAAGTCGCACTCTTCCTGGAAGAATCCGGCCTCCCGTATGAAGCAATCCCAGTAGACACCCGCAAAGGCGAACAACACCTCCCTGCCTTCCTGCAAATCAATCCAAACGCCAAAACCCCCGCCATAGTAGACGGCGACGCAACAGTATTCGACAGCAACGCCATCCTCCTTTATTTAGCGGAAAAATCCGGTCAATTCTTACCAGAAAACACCCCGGCGGCACGTGGCCAAATGCTCTCCTGGCTGATGTTTATTGCCAGCGGCATCGGCCCCTACTCCGGCCAGGCAGTCCACTTCAAACACTTCGCCCCAGAACCAAAAGAATACGCCGTCAATCGCTATGGATTCGAAGCCGAACGCCATTACGCCATCCTCGATGCGCAACTAGCCAAACACCGCTATCTGCTAGGCGACACCTATACATTAGTCGACATGGCCGTCTGGGGCTGGGCCCGCGCAGTCCCCTTCATACTCGGCCCCGATGCCTGGGCCACGCTACCAAACTTAAAACGTCACTTTGACGAAATTAACGCCCGCCCCGCCGCCCAGCGCGCCGAAGCACTAAAAACAAAGTTCACCTTCAAAACTGAAATGGACGAGGAAGCCCGCAAACAAATGTTCCCGCAAAACGCGCGTTTGGTGGCCTGATTACTATCACATTCGCACACATTTGATCGAGGTTATCCATGACACAAAACGCAACCAGACCACCTCTGCCACCGTTCACACTAGAAACCGCGCGGCAAAAAGTACGTGCCGCCGAAGACGGCTGGAACACCCGCGATCCCGAGCGCGTATCACTAGCCTACACAGTCGACAGCAAATGGCGCAACCGGGCAGAATTCATCACCGGCAGAAACGAGATTG carries:
- a CDS encoding glutathione S-transferase family protein, whose translation is MIKFYYHPSPNPLKVALFLEESGLPYEAIPVDTRKGEQHLPAFLQINPNAKTPAIVDGDATVFDSNAILLYLAEKSGQFLPENTPAARGQMLSWLMFIASGIGPYSGQAVHFKHFAPEPKEYAVNRYGFEAERHYAILDAQLAKHRYLLGDTYTLVDMAVWGWARAVPFILGPDAWATLPNLKRHFDEINARPAAQRAEALKTKFTFKTEMDEEARKQMFPQNARLVA